The Anabrus simplex isolate iqAnaSimp1 chromosome 5, ASM4041472v1, whole genome shotgun sequence sequence TATTATAGAAGAAATAGGTAACTGCTTGAATATGGTTACTAAGAACGATCCCATCAtcctagcgggtgatctcaattgtcGTGTAGATACAGAATTACAGAAGTCGAAAGAAGTTTTGAGCTATCTAGAAGAAGAAGGGCTAATACTAATCAACAAGAAGGAACAGCCGACATATATATGCTATAATGGCATGAGTACAATTGATCTTGTCTTCATAAATTCTAGTATAACCACTAAATGTCAAAGTGTTATCATGGAAGCTGAGAAGAAGCATCTGCCCGTGAAAACAACGCTGCTAATAAACGGTATGAGGCACAGTAAGAAGTTACAGCCTTTAAAGTTGAGAAGAACATTGGACTTAACAGTACTAGAGGATTCAGACAACAAAGCAATAATCGATACACTAAACAAAGGGACTCTGAATCAGGCTGCtttaaaactggaggaaattcttaagaaggcaatacctcctacagtaattaacaatagaaaagcaaaaccatggtttacAGATGCATGCTACAAAGCAAGGAAAACAGCTTTGTCAGCCCTGCACGCAGCAAAATTGCAGCGCACGAAAGAACGACTGGAGTACTACGCTAATTTAAGAAGAGAATATAAAGCCATAGCTAAACAAGCCCGTCAGACGTttttggaaaaggaagaaaaacgttTAATTGAAGAGGCTACTCAGGACCCTTACAAAGCTTTGCGTCCTAAACAGCCAAAGTTTTCTCGTAATATACCAATGGATGTCTGGGAAGCGCACCTTCGTGCAATTCTTCAGGAGAGGGACACGCGGCCAATCAATTTTTATGTCGATCCAACAGTTATCCCGAATGACTCAGAGAGATTTACGCctaaagaaatagaagaaactgttaacagcctaaaaaatgggaaagcatgtggtccagataacatttataatgaacatttgaaagggatattcccagtgttgaaagaatccatctgccagttattgaatgaatgtttacaacagggtaggataccagacagctgggctaagtccacaataaaaatgatgtacaagggcaaaggtgatacagcagacccTAATTCGTACAGAGGAATTGCCCTGGAATGCACTCTCTTAAAGACACTGACTCAGTTAGTATGTAAGCGCCTCACAATATTAATAGACGACAAGCTCCCAGAttcccagtttggcttcagaagaagaagatcaaccattcaagcaatcgattgtctacagcagtatattaatgaagccctcgcaattccaaagggaaaacttcatgcaatctttattgattattctaaggcttttgatacgatcaatagagttatcgtattagagaagttgcgaaatatcatcgggcctagttgttatcttcttccaatcatcaagaatctccttacagataactgggtagagattagtgatggcatcaccaagtcatatccgatacttcaaaccattggcgtccttcaaggtgaccccctaagcccattgcttttcattgccgccacagctgacatcgtacaaagaatagattcagaaaatgtcaatattctcatgtatgcagatgacatggttctgacgtcaacttctcagtttgatttgcagactacttttaataaagttacgaaatgggcagaagagaaccagctgaggttaaatgaaaataagactgtctctctgaccttcagaaaaggaggaaaacggggaacattcttaatcaatgaccaacaactaaagtcagtcacaaattttaagtacctaggagtcacttttcaaacaccggggaacgtgttctctttacatgtaaaagaccgactaaatgctgccataaaatccattaacgacatcagatctttgagccatctctcactttcatgtgccatcgagttatttcatcttaaggttagtcctgtagccacctatggattagaaaacatatggatatatcttggaaagaggcaactacatagtatagaaaaggtgaaagcattctatttaaagaaagtactttgcctgtcaaagtacactccatcacgcctcgtataccaactgtcgagggaattattctttgtggaagagctgcgtttgaaactactgctcccggccactccagcgtataaggaactcctacaagagcttcaacaaaagagagacagcatatggtgggacttttaccagtgtgatgcgatgatcaaccgcaactggactcagggaggctatgagttgagacacgttgtgaccagactctcagtccatgggtttcaccaacgcctgtgtattaaagcgagctttcatgagccaagtccggactgcaggtgcaaaagatgtggcgaactctgtgaacgctatcacgtacttaagtgtaaactgagaatagaatccttaacaaaattttgtacagacgactgctcataagaattattatcattattattttccatgcacatttgtgcgcaataaaacatttattataacCCAGCttcatttcaaatacaaattgtttattgtacagttggagAAGTGAACATGCGAGAATGTGTCGtgcggttgtggaatattggaagtagaaggtgcattgatgttacaatgtgtccgacatgtttgattttggaaacacgTGCGAAgttagtgcgttgagcgcaggtgcgatgctatccttaccttattggtcaaacagttgtaccataatgaaaatctgaacactgattggcggagaacctgtgtcataatgaaacttgaactataatgagcctcattaatattcatttttctggcatataatatctATATTTTGGCATAGTTGAGAATAAACAATATTTCAATACCATATATAATCTACGGGCATGATCACATCAGAGCCTCATTCGAAAGTTACAGACAGAACTAATAATTCCGGAGATATATAAATACAATACTACATTTATCGAAAATCTGCACATGCGTCCCTGTGTAATAATAAATTAGTATTTAGCCCAGTACACAATCTGATTGCTCATGAGTATAAATACTGAGTTTCCAGAAATTCTATAAATCCCTATCCCCCTGCTGACGAAACAAGCAAGTAAAGAAGCAAACATGCAGACAAAGAGCTGAACTTACTTTCTACCTCTGCACACCTACTATTCACTCACTCTGCTTTCTTCGAACCAGAGCTCTTCTTCTCCAGCCCCGGACCCCGTAACACCTCCAGACCTCTCGAGACTTCGTCCAGCCATGTTGTCCTTGATCACTACAGTGTTCGTTGTTCGCCAAGGTATTGGCCGATGATCTTCTATGTTGTTCGGCCCTGATCCACCCTCATGATGTTCCCGAGGTACCGAAGTATCCTCTTTTTGGCCTCTGCAACAATCTCAAGATCAACGTACACGGCGTAGATCCTCATTCGCCACTCCTCTCTATTGTGAACTGCACCGaagatcttcctcaagatctttctctCCCATACCCATAGAAAGTTCTTGTCACGCTCGTTTGGGCAACAAATTGATACTAAACGGAGGGCGAGGACCACATTCACATCATCAAGTATCCATCAGATAGGTAGTAAATAGGTACTAACGGGAGAGTGGTGAAGTGTCCATCAAATAGGTAACAAGTTGGTACTAAAATGCCCACGTCTCGCATGAATACAGCACCATTGGACAGAATGTAATCCGGCACACGGTCAGTTTCTATCTTATGGAGAGCGTTGTCATCCTCAATAGCTTCTGGAAGGCGAAGTAACTCTTGTTCCTAGCAGCCATCTCCGCCTTTATCTTCTCGCTCACCTTGTTCTCAGTCATGAGGGCCTATACTGCAGATCCTACCAATCCGCGAACGTACCAGCGCATTAAGCAGGTACAAGCCCAGCTATTGACACTGCATAGGAGAtaccaagaaggtttgaaaattcGCGCTCGAGACAACCATTATAACAGCGAAGAGGCTCCTTCCATATATCACTTCCTTCGAGAATGTCGCAGGGGGCGACAGAAATATATTCATCAGATTACTACCCAGGACGGCCAAATTGTTCAAGACCACCCACGGATACAAGCAAcacttgaaaacttctttcaagacTTGTATGGAGAAGGCGAGGTAACCCATCTTGATCACCGACACACGTTTTTCGATGGAATTCGTGGAAGGATTCAGCACCGTGAACAAGACAGTCTGACGGCTGAGTTAACGGAAGACGAAATATATCAAGCAATCAAGCAGAGCGCATCCCATAAATCACCAGGAATAGATGGACTGGGGAAGGAATTCTATGTACAGCTATGGCCAATCATCAAAGCCGAAATTGTGCTGATACTCAATAACGCCTTACAACCTGACAGGAACATTACAAAGATGAAGGAAGGTCAAATAGTTCTAActccaaagaaagggaaaccaatgACCCCAGCCGACTTTAGACCTATCACACTCCTCAATTTTGATTACAAGTTACTTACTCGCTGCTTGAAACAACGGCTCAACAATTTCTTAGCAGACATAACCTCCAGCCAACAGTCAGGAGCTGTTCAGGGAAGAAGTATTTTGAATACTGTCTGTGCCATTCGCGATATGATTAGTAGGTCACCCGTAAAGAAGCAACGGCGACAGctgctctccttggactttgatcaggcatttgatagagttaacCATGGTTATTTGATCGAAGTGTTTAAAGCATTTGGTTTCACTATGCCTTTTACCACTCTGATGGCTAAGATACTGACTGGTGGCTCTTCTAAAATAACTGTGAACGGTTACCTTTCAAACCCTATCAAAATTACAAGAGGAGTACGGCAAGGTTGTCCcttatcgatgatgctttttgtgaTATCCTTGGAATCCTTTATTGTCAATATATTACGTACCTTCCCCCCTGGTATGATCGACGTCTTTGTCTACGCTGACGATGTCACATTAATTCTGGATCGCAATGCTGACTACCAGtgtcttttcaccgagctcgacacTTATGGACGATATTCCGGTGCACATCTCAACTTCCAAAAAACTAAAACTATGCGGATAGGGTATCGAAGCAGGACTTCCGAAAATGTTCCCGCATGGATGCAGATaactgatgagattaagatactcgGCATCCAGTTCTGTAATAGCATACATCAGATGATTAAAAAAAATGGTCCCTTGCCCTTACATCGGTGAAAAGTATACTGcaccaagttaaatataaattcgtGGTGTTACAACAACGAGTGCAATATGTCAATATGTATGGTCTAAGCAAAATCTGGTATTTAAGCCAAATTTTACCAATGCCAAGAGTAGTTGGCATCCGTATAGTTGCAGCAGTAGGCTGGTATATCTGGCAAGGATCACTTTTCCGCGTCGCACGACCTACACTCATGCTAGCTAAATCTGAAGGAGGTCTTGGTCTTATTGATGTACAGCTTAAAAGTAAAGTGCTCTTCTTGTTACGGAATCTCAGAATAATGCAAGCAGCGGACAACCGCAGAACCGGCAATTTTTTACTGGGAATGTGTAACCCGGAAGAGATTAAGAACCCGCCAGCATTTTACGATATCCACCACCACGCGCCACATGCACGGTATATGCGATGTGAGATGAGCTACGTTCCCCGTGGTCTTCTCCTATCTCCAGACATAACTACGAAGAAACTTTATACGTATGTGCATACACAGCAGTATCAAGCCCCGAAAATAGTTCGAACAGCGATGTTAATAAACTGGTACAGAGTCTGGCGGAACATCTCAAATCGCATTCCCCCTCAAATAATATGTGATACGTGGTATAAGGTAGTTCATGATATCATTCCTACAAATACCAACCTCCATCGCATCCATATGCAGGACAACGCCGCCTGTGGATTTTGCCGAGCTCCTAGGGATACAATCCAACATAGACTGACGGAATGTGACGTCACCCAACAAGTGTGGAGTGAATTTAAAGTGAAACTAAATTCTATCATAAATCAGCCCCAGATCTATATTGCCTCTGAATGGACAATTCGACCTACCTTTAGCTTGCGACCGGTTCAGCTAAATAATACTGTAGTGCTCCTCTTAGGCACTTATGTACATTGTGCGTTACAAGCCAAAAGACCCTACACCAAACAAGAGCTCTTCGCCGACATCAGTGTTAGTGTATACAAAGCCCTCGCGTCCCCCCAGAAAAATCTCTATATTGGGGACTTTATTAATAAACTAGTAGCAGTCATCTAACAATGTAACTGTGTGAATAGTGTAACTACTAAAACTTCTCTCTCGGTCACAAGAGTGTTATTTTACTACGCGAACTTACACAGTGGTGCACGAGTTCTATGGTTTAGCTTGTGTTATTTCTTACTCTTCTAGCTCCTATTACTGTGACAATTGTTGGTTGGTGTGTGTGATTGTCGGCAAGGAGTGTGTATCTGATGTAAATTCTCGCTCCTTTATTCACTTATTGTATATTGTGTTTTCGCTGGCATAGAATACTTCAGTTAGTCATTGACTCACAAAAGGTGTGTGTTTCTTGTCTAGCAATCTTCTCTTCTGAAGTATATTGTATTTGAATTAAATGTATTGTAATATACTATGTTgacaatgaaaaatatatatttaaaaaaaagggcTGCTAGGTACTTAAACTGCGCCACCCTCCAGTAGGTGTCACCTGCACAGTCCAGGCCCCTCATGCTGTAGTCTTTTGCTTTATCTCGAGTGAGACCTAATCCCTGATAAATATGATCAAGTATGAGTCAATAATTTGACGTGATCAGAACAAATTATAATCTTATGTAGTTCAGTAAGCTCCAAGGCTATCTGTTAACAATAAACATTAATATTgacttgaggcgtctagtatcaaaaccggccaagtcacaaaatttacgaaaatgaaataaggttataaatttgaagtagaagtatagcactatcaggtaaaacaagaatatgttttaaaatcgtccatgtcttcatgttatagagcactgaattctcggtcttgcaacagaatcggccaagtcatgcagccagtgaattcaaaaccggccaagtcaaggaacgagcgacaatctttatgatacagcattattgtgtggaatcttgtgttgttacattacgcaacaaggtgataatatcagtaggcaaaatcgttccttgtaatgtatattctctgaagtcataatattttgttttttgttcgtttgcaacactgatttacgtattggcgggcttcttaccgtcattggcgccaaagcagtcctatttccggtgtgctcgtattttgtcattattgtgtgctgtaacgtggatattgttccaagtggagaactgaaagatttactttcataccttgagaaattgtacaaaattgcaacaaaaacggccaagtcaaaatttaaattaacaaaaaagatgggttaattatgagttagatttctcaaaacagcggaacttaaatattaaaccattaaggatataaatgtgaaaaaaaatcttttctgatcatcattgctttgtctctacaggtttatcgtccatattgaaaaatatgccttgagtgacttggccggttttgatactagacgcctcacttATTTATTAGGTGAATTCAAGCGATCAGTGAATTACCGTATTGTTTTTGTCAAATAACATGTTCAATTCATGAGAAGTCTACATTTTCTTTTGCTTTCCAGGCGTGATTCCTGATGCTTTGGCTACCGAATGTAAGAAATGTACCGAGAAACAGAAGGACGGCGCAGAGAAGGTGATCAGATGGTTCATCGACAACGACGCTGAGGGCTGGGCGACGCTGAAGGCCAAGTGGGATCCTACTGGAGAGTACACCAAGAAGTACGAAGAGGAGGCTAAGAAGCGGGGTGTTAAAGCTTGAAACAATTCCCAGTGAGGCTCAGAACCTCACAGACTGCtcgcactgcatttaaattgttaACATGTAGGTCTAAAACGAATGTACACTTGTTTTGTGAAATAGCAATTTTTTATATCATTGATCATTTTGAAATTACAATCCACTTTATTCAAATATCTATGTGTGAATTATTCTCCCTCGTACTCTTTGCTATTAATTGTGTAATGACTTAACACTTCATAGAGCAAATTTTGGCTGTggaaaaaatgcaatttttacattgACTTCCATCCATAACGATAAATCAAGATCTTACTTTATTAATCATACAGCATAATATAAAATTACTTAGAAGTATCTTAAATGAAACATAAGTGAAGTAAATCTCTgacaacattaaaataataattttttgatgatacaggtgtggaaatcaaattttgaaattttactaaCGTGAATAATGAAATTTACACAAATTTTTCATAACCTTTATTGCATCGAATGGTTAATGATACCTCATTGATATATTTAACTACGAGGGAGGTTTGCACAATGAGCATTTATATTATTGTGTTCTGTACTGAGTTCAGTTAAAGGTAATTTCCATTTTTTGCACTGTAGTGCATGGTATCTGTCATGTAGTTTGTCATATCATCCGCAATTTAATTAAATTTCTCAAATTTTCCAAGAATGTAATAAATACAAGTACATTTACAAAGACGtcatgaaaactaaatgtgatatGCCCGCGACTTCGTACGTTGGAATTTATTTCCCACTTACTATGGTTCTTAGCATACAATGTTTGATGTAGTATCATTGGAGACATGAACAAAGAGTGGCATTAAACAATTTCGATGGGCTTACATTTCTCAACAGAGTAAGTAAGTGCattatattgtacccgctcaaagcctgagtcccaaccagcatttatctcaaagagtgttacggtccgaatccatcgcaactaatactcaataaaaaaatattttgagatataagatctcaaactaaatgtaagggcgccatccaatcagtaccacagggttgaacgggacactctaatctttatctttaaggctcatcataaaaacacacaaattatatatatattcagatcaaagggaaattatgaaggctccgtcctaggaatggggacggatatttaaacggtcaccaagggtttactattctacaagaacaagaacctggaactgtttccttgcaaatgctaaaggagcattttatttaagtaaacaaaataatttttacacacaaaaaaatctgttgacccttgatttgccggtaatttggcaaattattcctgaaaaatgattacataatatttgtcacttttgaccacccttccatttgggtggtagaaccgttgatatctgaagctatcagatttaccttcgttaacaccatgaccatatttgatcatggaccaattacctgttggctaagtaggcgcgatcacatggaccatgttatcgcctccactttgattgagatgagaccaacccgggaaactacaaactctccccgggttcctaaccaagatatgctaatcgttagttgaaggaataggacaaagggactctaacctaatggtccagatgtagggatttgccttcattttacacatattaacttaacttattatttacaaccaattggcattattacgttaattcgccagctgacttccctagtatcatccatcatcatcatccgaaataataagaaaataaataaaattaaaaaattttcattaaatattattattattattattattattattattattattattattattattatttgtggagatcatgattatcg is a genomic window containing:
- the LOC136874931 gene encoding ejaculatory bulb-specific protein 3-like, with amino-acid sequence MSRVLVACAFFALVAVAAADDTYTTKWDNINVDEILSNDRLRNVYKACLLAVDDKTCNEEGKTLKSVIPDALATECKKCTEKQKDGAEKVIRWFIDNDAEGWATLKAKWDPTGEYTKKYEEEAKKRGVKA